From the Candidatus Zixiibacteriota bacterium genome, the window CAAATGTCCGGATTGCAGTGAGATCCTGTATGCTAAACAGCTCGAGAAAAACCTGCAAACCTGCCCCCATTGCAGTTATCATTTCAAGATAAAAAGCCATGACTATATCCGCATGCTTCTCGACAACGGTGATTTCGAAGAGCATGACCAGGGCTTGATCTCGGGTGATCCGCTCGAATTCAAGGATTCCAAGCGCTACCCTGATCGAATCAAGGCGGCCCAGAAGAAGACCGGGATAAACGATGCTGTCATCTGTGGTCTCGGCAAGATCGACAGCAAGCCGGTCTCGATTGCGGTCATGGACTTCAGCTTCATAGGCGGAAGTATGGGTTCGGTTGTGGGCGAGAAAGTGGCGCGGACGATCGAACGCGCGCTTCAGCATCGAATTCCGCTGGTCGTAATATCGTGCACAGGAGGGGCACGAATGCAGGAGGGTATCCTGAGCCTGATGCAGATGGCCAAAACCTCCGCTCTTCTGGCACGGCTGGACGAAGAAAAGATTCCGTTTATCTCTATTCTCACTAATCCCACCACGGCGGGTGTGATGGCCAGTTATGCTTCATTGGGTGATGTCATCATAGCAGAACCGAAAGCTCTTTTGGGTTTTGCCGGGCAGAGAGTGATCAAACAGACCATCCGGCAGGACCTGCCGGAGGGATTCCAAAGTTCCGAATTTTTTATGGATCATGGTTTTCTGGATAAGATCGTCCACCGCAAAGACCTCCGTAAAACCGTGGCCCTTCTGCTGGATTACATGAACCATGACCTATCCTGAAGCTCTCGAGTTTCTCTATGGTCTCGAGTTGTTCGGGGTCAAGCTCGGACTGGAGAATATTACCAACTTCCTGAAGCGTCTGGATAATCCCCAAAAAAGTTTTCGGGCCATTCATGTTGCCGGCACCAACGGCAAGGGGTCGGTAGCATCAATTCTGGAATCGATTCTGGTAGAAGCGGGATACAGGGTTGGCAAGTTCACCTCGCCTCATCTCTATGATTTCAAGGAACGGTTTCATATCAATAAAAAGAAAGTTGACGAACAAAAGATAGCAGATTTCATTTCCGCACATCATGAATACATCAAGGGCACCCGCACGACATTTTTTGAGACCTGCACCGGATTTGCCTTCGACCTTTTTCGTGAGCAGAAAGTTGACTGGGCGGTGGTCGAGGTCGGCCTGGGTGGCAGGCTGGATGCTACCTCGCTGGTTGAACCGGATCTCACGGTGATTACAAAAATCGCTTCCGACCATACTAAGACCCTGGGTGACACGATCGCTAAAATCGCTTATGAGAAATGCGGTATCCTGAAACAGGGGGTGCCTGTGGTAACTTCCGCTGAGCATCCCGATGCGCTCGAGGTGATCGATCAGCGTTCATCCGAAATGAACGCCCCGCTTTACAAACTAAAACCATCGGAGAAGCTTAAGCTGAAAGCGATAAATCCGGATTTGACTGAATTCAGCTACAGCCCCAATTCCGTCGGGCCGTGCGATTACAGTTCAAACCTGATCGGCCTCCATCAGGCTGAAAACTGCGCCCTTGCGCTACTGGGTATCTATGTGCTCGAGCGGGATGGATTGGTCGTTTCTGAGAAGTCCAGGCGGGACGGTTTGAACAAGGTCTTTTGGCCGGCGAGGATGCAGTTTGTAAACACGCAACCAGATCTGGTTCTGGACTGCGCCCACAATCCTGATGGTGTGGAACGGATGGTTGCAAGCCTTGAACAGATCTATCCCGGCAGAAAGTTCAATATCGTAGCCGGGATGCTTCGCCGTCCGGATTTCCCTTTAATTTTCGAGACCCTTAAAAGAGTGGCCAAATTGGTGATCCTGACGATTCCGGAGCATTCCGGTCGCGCGCCACAGCCGGAGTCATTGGCTCGTGAGGCAATTGAATCACGCCTTAACTTCAAGTTGATCGAGGATGTGCTCGAGGCCTATCGCTACTGTCAAAAGATTACCGCATCGGAAGACCTGATGATTGTGTTCGGGTCACATTTCAGCGTCGGCAGGATCATGAAATATGAAAATATCCCGACTTAATTAATAAAGACGTGTATAATTATTAGATAGTTATGACCTCCGAATCAGAAAAAGGTGTCGAAAAAAGAACGGTTGTCCAGCTCGAGGAACAGCTTTCACAGCATATCTCAGAGCTGACCTCGGCCAACAAGCGTCTCAAGAGAAAGATCTTCGATCTTTACACGATCTTCGAGATCTCGCGTCATCTCAATTCGGTCCTGGACACAACCAGCCTGCTGGATGGTATCATCCTGACCGTGATTGGCCAGATGGGGGTGTCGGGTTGCGCCATATTTACAGTTTCCAAAGATGACAGCGGGTTGGTCCTTTCTAAAAGCAAGGGGTTTGATCTGGAAGAGTCACGACCCTGCCGGATTCCGTTTTCGAGCAAGCTCTACGGTCTGGTCGCGCGCTCTCCCAACAGCACTCATCACCTCTCCGAAATCGAGGTCAAGCTGAAAGAAGCCTGCCCGGAACTGGATATCCTGAAAAATCTGGACTGCGAACTGGTGATCCCGATGAGCCTTAAAAACAAGATCTGCGGGCTCCTGATCGTGGCCGGCAAGATTTCTGGTACACCGTTTTACGAGGATGACAAGGATTTCCTTTCTATTCTGGCCAACCAGCTTTCTGTGGCGGTCGAAAACGCGCGTCTGTTCGAAAGTGAAAAGGAAGCTTACTACCAGCTTTCAAAAGCCCAGAATCAACTGGTCGAAACAGAGAAACTGGCGGCTCTGGGACAACTTTCAGCCCGGGTCGCGCACGAGGTCAATAACCCGCTCGGGATCATCAAGAATTATCTCGAACTGACCCGTCAATCGGCCGAAGACAATAGTGAGATCAATGGTTATGTGGATATTTTAAAAGACGAGGTCAACCGCATAGCTCGCATTGTGCGCCAGTTGCTAGATTTCTATCATCCTCACTCAACGCGGAGGGGAAGGATCGAACTGGCGCGTGTGCTGGATGAGATCGTTGTACTCGTATCAGTACAGCTCGAATCGAAACGTATAGTTTTGAAAAAGGACTATCCTGAGGATTTCGCTTTCGTTTGGGCCTCCTCGGAGCAGTTAAAGCAGGTGTTTTTAAACCTGATTATGAATGCTCGCGACTTTATGCCTGATGGTGGAGAACTCGGAATCAGTGGAAAAATTAAGGATAGCCAGGCGGTAATCGAGTTTTCGGATAACGGTCCGGGGATTGATACGAAACCAATAAATCGTATCTTTGAACCGTTCTTTACAACCAAGAAAAATGGTGCCGGGACAGGTTTGGGGCTCTCGGTTTGTTATGGAATAATCTCAAAACATGGAGGATCAATCAGTGTCAGAAACCGCGAAAGCGGAGGGAGTCAATTTACGATCAGACTACCAATCCATACTGAAGGATAAAGAGGTAAACATTCCCAGGTTGCTGGTGGTCGATGATGAACGCCGTATGGTAGACAGCCTGAAATCTCTTCTCACCAAGCAGGGCTATACGGTGGAAACCGCCTATGACGGCGATGAAGCGGCCGATAAGATTTCTCAGAACCGCTACGACCTGATTATTTCCGATATCAAGTTGCCCAATAAAAATGGCCTGGAATTGCTGAGCCTGGCCCAGAAAAAAGATCCTGACGCTGTGGTGATCCTGATGACCGGGTATGCCTCGCTTGAGTCTGCGGTCGATGCGATCGGGCAGGGTGCTTATGATTACCTGCTCAAACCGGTCGAATTTCCTCATCTCAAGATGGCGGTGTCACGTGGATTGGATAAGCATTTCTCCAACCAGGCCAGAGATGAACTGCTGGAGCAGTTAAAAAGCCAGAATACCGAACTCAATCGCAGGATAGCTGAACTCAATGCCCTCTACAGGGCAGGTCATTCGCTTTCATCGACTATCGAACTGCGTGAGCTTTTGGAACAGATCATTACCATTGCTACCGGTGTAATAGGTGCCAAGGCCGGGTCTGTGATGCTCATCGATACAGATATTAACCATCTCAAGATAAAGGCCTCGATCGGAATCGACCATGATCTTGCTTCGAAAGTCTCACTGCCGTTGGGATCATCAATTGCAGGTACTGTAGCTCAGTCCGGCGAACCTGTCATGATCGACGATATCGAAAAAGACCCCGAGTTCAAGCGCAAGGCGAAAACTACCTATGAATCCAAATCGGTGCTGTCTGTCCCGCTCATTATCAAGGGTGAGGTTATCGGTGTTATCAATCTGACCGACAAGCATGGCGATGAGAAATTCAGCGAGCACGATCTCAAACTGCTGACTACTCTGGCATCGCAGGCCGCAATAGCGATCGATGATGCCCGTCACTTCGAGGAAGCCTCCCGTAAACTGCGCGAATTTGTTGCCCTTTACGAAATCGCCTCTGAACTTCCCAACATGGATGATTTCCAGCAGATGGCGCGCCTCGTGCATTTTCATATCCGCAACATCATGCCGGTCGACATGACCCTCTGGCTCTCGCATGACCAGTCCCGCAACAGCCTGACATTCAATTTCTGGGAGGGCTGGGGCAATGAGCATTTCGAGCAGGTTGAACACGAGGAGATACCCATTACCGGTGAACAACTCGAGAAACATGACAAACGGGCTGAAATCGTACTCGGTTTTCTTAATAACAACCTCCCTATCGAGGGGGAAATCAGGGCGTTTCGGGCGGTGCCCATCTATGCCAAAGGATCTTTCTATGGGCTCTTCTGCATGGGCAGTTTAAGGCAGGCCTCATTCAATGTAGATCATGAGTACCTGGCTTCGATTGTAACCTCCCAGGCGGCTTCGCTCTATGAGCGCCAGCGGGCAATGCTGAACGCCACCCAGTTGATGACAATGGGTAACATGGTCTCCGAAATATCTCATGACCTGCGCAAACCTCTTACCAATGTCAAGGGTGCGCTCCAGATCCTCAAAAACCGCACCGAGGAATCTATGGAAAACAACGAAATCTTTGATATGACTCAGCAGGAGCTTTCAAGGTTGTCCGAGTTGGTGCGCGAACTGGTCGATTTCTCCAATCCCAAAAAGTACCAGACCGAAAAACAACGTGTCGAGGAAGCCCTCGATCGTGCTCTCAAACTTGTCAGCCATGATCTCGAAAAGAGCAAGATCGAACTCGAAACAAACTTCGAGTCGAACCTTCCCCTGGTTTCACTGAACTTTAACCAGATCATTGAAGTCTTCCTGAATATATTTATCAATGCCATCGATGCCATGGGGGCGGAGGGTAAATTGACTGTGTCTGCCTTACGGCATACCGAGAAAAAGACCGGAAAGCAATATGTACAGATACAAGTCAGTGATACCGGCGAAGGTATCGCCCCTGAGGACCTTCAGCGAATCTACGACCGATACTTCACGACCAAGCCGACCGGAACAGGACTCGGGCTTGCTGTTGTGGAGCGTATCATTATGGCACATAACGGATATCTCGATGTTACCTCACGCAAAGGTGAAGGTACTACCTTCTATATCAATCTGCCGATTTCATCATAGTAACCAGGCTCTTCTTGCTATTTTTGTTGACTTTTAGTCAAATAATATGATTTTGCAATTCGTTGCAAGTTTTAGGCATGGTGTTGCTCAACAATATCGTGAATCAGTCGATATATTGTTATAGGTTTTCATTCTCAGGAGTAAGATGAGTAAAGACAAGACCAAATTGCTGATAATCGACGATGATCCCAAGGTCGGGTGGATACTGACCGAAGGATTGGGCGATGACTACGATATCCATCTCGCACGCGATGGTATCGAAGGTATCCAGGTGGCATCCAAAGAGAAGCCGGAGTTGATCCTGTTGGATATCAAGATGCCTGGCATGGATGGTATCGAGGTGCTTCGCAAGCTGAAAAAGGGCGAAGTACCCTCCGAAGTTATCATGCTTTCCGGACACGGCGAGACCAATTATATCGTCGAATCGATACAGCTCGGCGCGGCGGAGTTTATCAACAAACCGTTTGACGTCAAGGAAGTTGAAATTCACCTGCATTCGGTTCTGGAAAAGAGCCAGTTGCGTTCCAAGATAAAAGAATATGAAAAAGAGCTGAAGGCCAAGAACCAGTATGAGTCTTTCGTGGGTGACTCGCCTAAAATGCTGGAGGTCAAAAATGTAATCGAGCAGGTGGCCGACAGCGACCTCACTGTTTTGATCAGGGGGGAATCGGGTACCGGCAAGGAGATCGTGGCCCGTATGCTCCACAGTCTCTCGGGACGCTCATCGGAATCATTCAACAAGGTGAACTGTGCCGCGATCCCGCGTGACCTTCTGGAAGCTGAACTGTTCGGCTATGAGAAAGGCGCATTTACCGGGGCTCATAAAACCAAGCCGGGACGTTTTGAAGTTGCCAACAACGGTACTATATTTCTGGATGAGATCGGGGATATGCATCTCGACTTGCAGTCCAAGCTGTTGCAGGTTCTGGAACAGCAGGAGTTCGTGCGCGTCGGCGGTATACAAAATATCAAGGTCGATGTGCGGATCATCTGCGCCACCAACCGCAATCTCGAGCAGGCTATAGCCGATCAGAAATTCCGCGATGACCTGTTCTATCGTCTCAATGAAATCACGATCTTTTTGCCTCCCTTACGCGATCGTGAGGGCGATGTCTCCCTGCTGGTGGATCATTTCCTGAAAAAGTACAATGTCCTGTATAAAAAAGAATACGCATCGTTATCTCGTGAGACCATGGATAAGCTCGAAAACTACACCTGGCCTGGTAATGTCCGTCAGCTTGAAAACATCATGAAGCAGATCGTGGTACGCGAGGATGAGACCCTGGTGGATGATTTCTTCCGCAATGACGCTGTCCGTACTCCCGGACAGGTGCCCCAGCAGGCTCAAAAGCAACAGCAGAGGGTACCGGTGGCGGCCGGGGTCGAGCATGAGGAAGAGTCTTCCGGCCCGCGGGATTATTCACTGAAAAAGAGGGTATCGCGTGCGGTCGAGGCTGAGGAAGTCGCCCTGATTTCCGAGGTGCTCAACAAGGTCAACTGGAACCGTCGCAAGGCCTCCGAGCTTCTGGATATATCCTACCGGTCGCTTCTGTACAAGATCAAAGAATACAAGATCAACGAGATCAAGTAAGTAGATTTATATCTGCCAGAGGTACTGAATCTTTAAGAAGAATTGCCTGGTCGATTCCTGCATTTTCGATTCACCGTAAAAGAGCTCAAAATCCCTTAATTTGTGAGACGAGCCCAGATAGACAAGCGTGAATGGATTCACTTGATAAGTTATCAGCGGATCGAACTCCCAGGTTTTCGCGAAGTCACTGTAATAAGTGATAAGGCGAAATGAGAACTCGCGTGTGAGTTGCAGGTCTATTCTTGTGCTGGTGTAGTAGCCTTCGGAAAGCGTGCGGTCCGAATCGGGATCGGAATACCTGGTG encodes:
- a CDS encoding response regulator produces the protein MSKDKTKLLIIDDDPKVGWILTEGLGDDYDIHLARDGIEGIQVASKEKPELILLDIKMPGMDGIEVLRKLKKGEVPSEVIMLSGHGETNYIVESIQLGAAEFINKPFDVKEVEIHLHSVLEKSQLRSKIKEYEKELKAKNQYESFVGDSPKMLEVKNVIEQVADSDLTVLIRGESGTGKEIVARMLHSLSGRSSESFNKVNCAAIPRDLLEAELFGYEKGAFTGAHKTKPGRFEVANNGTIFLDEIGDMHLDLQSKLLQVLEQQEFVRVGGIQNIKVDVRIICATNRNLEQAIADQKFRDDLFYRLNEITIFLPPLRDREGDVSLLVDHFLKKYNVLYKKEYASLSRETMDKLENYTWPGNVRQLENIMKQIVVREDETLVDDFFRNDAVRTPGQVPQQAQKQQQRVPVAAGVEHEEESSGPRDYSLKKRVSRAVEAEEVALISEVLNKVNWNRRKASELLDISYRSLLYKIKEYKINEIK
- a CDS encoding acetyl-CoA carboxylase carboxyltransferase subunit beta, which translates into the protein MEWFKKAREGLISQKKKDIPEGIWIKCPDCSEILYAKQLEKNLQTCPHCSYHFKIKSHDYIRMLLDNGDFEEHDQGLISGDPLEFKDSKRYPDRIKAAQKKTGINDAVICGLGKIDSKPVSIAVMDFSFIGGSMGSVVGEKVARTIERALQHRIPLVVISCTGGARMQEGILSLMQMAKTSALLARLDEEKIPFISILTNPTTAGVMASYASLGDVIIAEPKALLGFAGQRVIKQTIRQDLPEGFQSSEFFMDHGFLDKIVHRKDLRKTVALLLDYMNHDLS
- a CDS encoding GAF domain-containing protein, with the translated sequence MEDQSVSETAKAEGVNLRSDYQSILKDKEVNIPRLLVVDDERRMVDSLKSLLTKQGYTVETAYDGDEAADKISQNRYDLIISDIKLPNKNGLELLSLAQKKDPDAVVILMTGYASLESAVDAIGQGAYDYLLKPVEFPHLKMAVSRGLDKHFSNQARDELLEQLKSQNTELNRRIAELNALYRAGHSLSSTIELRELLEQIITIATGVIGAKAGSVMLIDTDINHLKIKASIGIDHDLASKVSLPLGSSIAGTVAQSGEPVMIDDIEKDPEFKRKAKTTYESKSVLSVPLIIKGEVIGVINLTDKHGDEKFSEHDLKLLTTLASQAAIAIDDARHFEEASRKLREFVALYEIASELPNMDDFQQMARLVHFHIRNIMPVDMTLWLSHDQSRNSLTFNFWEGWGNEHFEQVEHEEIPITGEQLEKHDKRAEIVLGFLNNNLPIEGEIRAFRAVPIYAKGSFYGLFCMGSLRQASFNVDHEYLASIVTSQAASLYERQRAMLNATQLMTMGNMVSEISHDLRKPLTNVKGALQILKNRTEESMENNEIFDMTQQELSRLSELVRELVDFSNPKKYQTEKQRVEEALDRALKLVSHDLEKSKIELETNFESNLPLVSLNFNQIIEVFLNIFINAIDAMGAEGKLTVSALRHTEKKTGKQYVQIQVSDTGEGIAPEDLQRIYDRYFTTKPTGTGLGLAVVERIIMAHNGYLDVTSRKGEGTTFYINLPISS